In a single window of the Candidatus Celerinatantimonas neptuna genome:
- the acrA gene encoding Multidrug efflux pump subunit AcrA codes for MRKNTMLIRSLGLALAAGLMLTGCGDNKADQTAMHRAARAVPVNTITIKAQPVQLTTELSGRVKAYRIAQVRPQVSGIILKRYFKEGSNVQAGELLYQIDPSTYKASVASAEANLAKAQANEYSAQLKAKRYAKLVKNNLISEQNNDDAQATWKQQQAAVKGAQAQLDTAKINLNHTHVKAPISGRIGVSQVTEGALVTANQTSVMATIQQLDPVYVDVRQSTNALLRQKKEIANGSLEVNADHSANVHFILDDGSIYPYVGRMQFSDVTVDQTTGMVDQRIIARNPQKVLLPGMFIRAKLDEGLRKNGILVPQKAVIHTPRGDAMVMLVNADDQIQVQKIKLGRIIKQYWLVASGLKSGDKVVVDGLQNIRQGSKVQPNDVTANYFKGSVHAQNQ; via the coding sequence ATGCGAAAAAATACAATGTTGATCCGTTCGTTAGGTTTAGCTTTAGCGGCTGGCTTAATGCTTACGGGATGCGGCGACAATAAGGCGGATCAAACGGCTATGCATCGGGCAGCCCGGGCTGTCCCCGTAAATACGATTACGATTAAAGCACAGCCGGTGCAATTGACAACTGAGCTTTCTGGTCGGGTTAAGGCTTATCGTATTGCCCAGGTCCGTCCACAGGTCAGTGGTATCATTTTAAAACGTTACTTTAAGGAAGGGAGTAATGTCCAGGCAGGCGAATTACTTTATCAAATTGACCCATCAACGTATAAGGCTAGTGTAGCCAGTGCTGAGGCAAATCTTGCTAAAGCCCAGGCAAATGAGTATAGCGCTCAGTTAAAGGCAAAACGTTATGCCAAACTGGTTAAAAACAACCTTATTAGTGAGCAGAATAATGATGATGCTCAAGCAACATGGAAACAGCAGCAGGCCGCAGTGAAAGGGGCTCAGGCACAGCTGGATACCGCAAAAATTAATTTAAACCATACCCATGTGAAGGCCCCTATTTCTGGTCGTATTGGTGTGTCACAAGTGACCGAAGGAGCGTTAGTTACTGCAAATCAGACAAGTGTCATGGCAACGATTCAACAGCTTGATCCTGTTTATGTGGATGTTCGTCAATCGACGAATGCTTTACTTCGTCAGAAGAAAGAAATTGCTAACGGTTCTTTAGAAGTAAATGCAGATCACAGTGCGAATGTTCATTTTATTCTCGATGATGGCTCGATATACCCGTATGTAGGACGCATGCAATTTTCAGATGTTACTGTAGATCAAACAACCGGGATGGTCGATCAGCGAATTATTGCCCGAAATCCACAAAAAGTGTTGTTACCCGGAATGTTTATACGGGCTAAATTGGATGAAGGTTTACGGAAAAATGGGATCTTAGTTCCACAAAAAGCGGTTATTCATACTCCTCGGGGCGATGCGATGGTCATGCTGGTTAATGCTGATGATCAAATTCAGGTGCAAAAAATTAAGCTCGGACGGATTATTAAACAATACTGGTTGGTCGCATCAGGCTTGAAATCTGGGGATAAGGTTGTTGTTGACGGCTTGCAGAATATCCGTCAGGGCAGCAAAGTTCAGCCAAATGATGTTACTGCCAATTATTTTAAAGGTTCAGTTCACGCACAGAATCAGTAA